From a region of the Phragmitibacter flavus genome:
- a CDS encoding cryptochrome/photolyase family protein — MHTQTIWVLGDQLSPNNAALTAADPASAVVLMIESKARGALRHYHKKKLLLVYSAMRHFANDLRQAGWTVDYHLLTDTPDFESGLKRHLETHHPTSIQLTEPNSFIETTALKKLARKLNTDLTLLPTQQFLCPRADFLAWASPRKRLLMEDHYRRLRKQTCYLMQKNGEPVGGQWNFDHDNRKTFSDWHKAGRPTTPIPALKPDTITREVAALIDTEFADNPGTTENFSLPVDRHHALKWLDNFITHRLPTFGDYEDLMVSTEPVLFHSLISPLINLGLLTPQECAEKAITAYENGHAPLPAVEGFVRQIIGWREYINGIYWLRGPDYAKENALHAHRPLPDWFYHGNVPMSCLNHVLHQVIDTGWNHHIQRLMILGNFCLLAGIRPDQTLRWFTEMYVDANEWVMAANVVGMICHADGGLITTKPYAAGSAYINRMSDYCPSCQFDPKLKTGPQACPFNYLYWNFYDQHADRFNNNPRTSMPVKNWLKRPPKDQQAVRDSATTFLKTWVPVPE; from the coding sequence CGCCGCCGATCCCGCATCGGCCGTGGTGCTCATGATCGAATCCAAAGCCCGCGGAGCCCTTCGACACTATCACAAAAAGAAGCTCCTCCTCGTCTACTCCGCCATGCGCCATTTCGCCAACGATCTGCGTCAGGCCGGATGGACCGTCGACTACCACCTTCTCACCGACACCCCCGACTTCGAATCCGGCCTCAAACGCCACCTCGAAACCCATCACCCCACCTCCATCCAGCTCACCGAACCCAACTCCTTCATCGAAACCACCGCCCTCAAAAAACTCGCACGCAAACTCAACACCGACCTCACCCTCCTCCCCACCCAACAATTCCTCTGCCCTCGCGCCGACTTCCTCGCCTGGGCCAGCCCACGCAAACGCCTGCTCATGGAGGATCACTACCGCCGCCTGCGCAAACAAACCTGCTACCTCATGCAGAAAAATGGCGAACCCGTCGGCGGCCAGTGGAACTTCGATCACGACAATCGCAAAACCTTCTCCGACTGGCACAAAGCCGGACGCCCCACCACCCCCATCCCCGCCCTCAAACCCGACACCATCACCCGCGAAGTCGCCGCGCTCATCGACACCGAATTCGCCGACAACCCCGGCACCACCGAAAATTTCTCCCTCCCCGTCGACCGCCACCACGCTCTGAAGTGGCTCGACAACTTCATCACCCACCGCCTCCCCACCTTCGGCGACTACGAAGACCTCATGGTCAGCACCGAACCCGTCCTCTTCCACTCCCTCATCTCCCCCCTCATCAACCTCGGCCTCCTCACCCCCCAGGAATGCGCCGAAAAAGCCATCACCGCTTATGAAAACGGCCACGCCCCCCTCCCCGCCGTCGAAGGTTTCGTCCGCCAGATCATCGGCTGGCGCGAATACATCAACGGCATCTACTGGCTGCGCGGACCAGACTACGCCAAAGAAAACGCCCTCCACGCCCACCGCCCCCTCCCCGACTGGTTCTACCACGGCAACGTCCCCATGAGCTGCCTCAACCACGTCCTCCATCAAGTCATCGACACCGGCTGGAACCACCACATCCAGCGCCTCATGATCCTCGGCAACTTCTGCCTCCTCGCAGGAATCCGCCCCGACCAAACCCTGCGTTGGTTCACCGAAATGTATGTCGACGCCAACGAATGGGTCATGGCCGCCAATGTCGTCGGCATGATCTGCCACGCCGATGGCGGACTCATCACCACCAAACCCTACGCCGCAGGCTCTGCTTACATCAACCGCATGAGCGATTATTGCCCCTCCTGCCAGTTCGACCCCAAACTCAAAACCGGCCCCCAAGCCTGCCCCTTCAACTACCTCTACTGGAATTTCTACGACCAACACGCCGACCGCTTCAACAACAACCCCCGCACCAGCATGCCCGTCAAAAACTGGCTCAAACGCCCCCCAAAAGACCAGCAGGCCGTGCGCGACTCCGCCACCACCTTCCTCAAAACCTGGGTCCCTGTCCCCGAATGA